From the Candidatus Bathyarchaeota archaeon genome, one window contains:
- a CDS encoding DUF2130 domain-containing protein, with protein sequence ILLKQMSELEEKGILQHTMFVAFKIVQSMSDNNPAWFKEALDEQSDEIKKSIQEKMEKEIRFVLKSIMEIKGNPLVMGKLQEEAVAKRLSSLKTGQDRFMTEKARKSEEDVECQVIERGKAMGKIVIESKYTGKWQQAYVEQIKRYMDKEGTSFGILATKTLPDDALNSTVWKDGVLIVKLENIEPAYIFMREHLLLKKTLEEEYAAKFGQLEVRDQILEELKKAIMSGELDVIIEQINNTTLKIDTELSKTENYLGRFFRNVRKNTNIIREFTCKLISEHIEKIRTQVIQQPSPLSST encoded by the coding sequence ATACTTCTGAAGCAGATGAGTGAGCTTGAGGAAAAGGGCATACTGCAGCATACTATGTTCGTAGCTTTCAAAATCGTACAGTCAATGAGCGACAATAACCCAGCGTGGTTCAAAGAAGCTCTAGACGAACAAAGTGATGAAATCAAAAAGTCAATACAGGAGAAGATGGAGAAGGAAATTCGATTTGTCTTAAAATCGATCATGGAGATTAAGGGAAACCCTCTTGTGATGGGGAAGCTGCAGGAGGAAGCTGTTGCTAAGAGGTTGTCTTCGCTTAAGACTGGACAGGATAGGTTCATGACAGAGAAGGCAAGGAAATCGGAAGAGGACGTAGAGTGCCAGGTAATTGAGAGGGGCAAAGCGATGGGGAAGATAGTGATAGAATCGAAATACACTGGAAAATGGCAACAGGCCTATGTCGAACAAATCAAGCGATACATGGACAAGGAAGGGACAAGTTTCGGGATACTTGCGACTAAAACACTTCCAGATGATGCCTTAAATAGCACCGTATGGAAAGACGGCGTCCTAATTGTCAAACTAGAGAACATTGAACCCGCCTACATCTTCATGAGGGAGCATCTACTTCTCAAAAAGACTTTGGAGGAAGAATACGCAGCAAAGTTCGGCCAACTCGAGGTTCGAGATCAGATACTTGAAGAGCTGAAGAAGGCTATAATGAGCGGAGAACTAGACGTAATCATAGAGCAAATAAACAACACAACACTAAAAATCGACACCGAATTATCAAAGACAGAGAACTACTTAGGACGATTCTTCAGGAACGTAAGGAAAAATACCAATATCATAAGAGAGTTTACATGCAAGCTAATCAGCGAACACATTGAAAAGATAAGGACACAAGTAATCCAGCAGCCTTCCCCTCTTTCTTCTACGTAA